One window of the Salvia miltiorrhiza cultivar Shanhuang (shh) chromosome 6, IMPLAD_Smil_shh, whole genome shotgun sequence genome contains the following:
- the LOC130989183 gene encoding receptor-like protein kinase FERONIA isoform X1 yields MQMQRLLILCFLFTFTAAAHHPDHISINCGGAAALSGRARKWGGDSDAAPKGSSKASTVTGELIAAVDPVPYSTARISRSQFSYSFHLTPGQKFIRLHFNPVPYYGFESFHDFFTVEAGPFTLLANFSASITARALSLNILVKEFCLIIQQNQPLNIVFSPETSQSKYNYAFINGIEIISVPPTISYCHGGDSGIHVLGQKSVIYVDNTSALERVYHQNMKWGSVLDDVGGMFGIWASNLKKQAGDLSWRVLVDVGFRYLIRIHLCEAGLKMDFTLLIENMIALTSADMLQQGGNKSMLWYNYMVMVEGHKREGKRTISISLNSQHGRPLEGFEVFKLSNHDRSLASPNPLPPNPTRDTQSQTLLHSLLGRVNAIATVVFTVICLLNIVFHLLLKMRGADMTEIDEENQPSARAKQLCRTFSLAEIQSATDNFYSGFIVGKGGFGKVYKGFMDNGREIVAIKRAKPDSKQGELQFWMEVETLSELRHVNLVSLIGYCTEQKEMILVYEYMPNGTLADHLYKLARKNKDFYLLSWKQRLKICIGAIRALDYLHTGHGIMHRDVKASNILLDENFVAKVSDFGLAKTGSFSESQSQDSTNLKGTFGYIDPNFFTTRKLTKESDIYSFGVVLLEVLCGRPAVEPLNEEDKRSLTTWAIDNISKGRVDDIVTPSLRGEISPDSLKTFVKVAERCLHDEPKKRPTAALLVIKLNLALQLQEKAESLAPEERTSFEDIISSADESQQENINGADTLHEKENDEIRNVSAAMPCADNDRTILSVSPRPMASSFSVQTYPSLQREQSNSTMINSGRKDGKKSMIYRISRKLWPRDAFRKTRKPSNKGDMVGISLSAPLSRRTINTTLGGNPITNKKIGGMSSTPTLRIFSFEELKAATRNFRSDSVLGEGGFGKVYKGWIHEMSSTKEGKGSIVVAIKKLNHESMQGFQEWQSEVQFLGRIYHPNLVKLLGYGWDHNELFLVYELMQKGSLENHLFQSSRQPLPWDTRLNILIGAARGLAFLHSSDIKVIFRDFKSSNILLDELYHAKISDFGLAKTGPFADRTHVSTRVMGTYGYAAPEYVMTGHLTEKSDVYGFGVVLLEMLTGLRVIDKKRPAEQQYLVVWMKPRLSDRRKLKNIIDPRLEGNYGSKSAAKVAELALNCLEKNPKSRPTMQQVVETLETAAEAPRQPRVHFSPQPRYLSK; encoded by the exons ATGCAAATGCAGCGTCTTCTAATTCTCTGCTTCCTCTTCACTTTTACAGCCGCTGCGCATCATCCCGATCACATTTCTATCAACTGCGGCGGAGCTGCAGCTCTCAGTGGCAGAGCCAGGAAATGGGGTGGAGACTCAGATGCTGCACCGAAAGGCTCATCAAAGGCATCCACTGTCACGGGAGAGCTGATCGCAGCCGTCGATCCAGTTCCCTACAGCACTGCACGCATCTCTCGCTCCCAATTTTCCTACTCCTTTCACCTCACTCCAGGTCAGAAATTTATCCGCCTTCACTTCAATCCCGTGCCCTACTACGGTTTTGAAAGCTTCCACGATTTCTTCACCGTCGAAGCTGGTCCTTTCACGCTACTTGCTAATTTCAGTGCTTCCATAACTGCTCGTGCTCTTTCTCTCAATATTCTTGTTAAAGAATTCTGCTTAATCATACAACAAAATCAACCCCTCAACATAGTCTTCTCTCCCGAAACTAGCCAATCCAAGTATAACTACGCTTTCATTAATGGGATTGAGATTATATCAGTACCTCCCACTATTTCTTACTGTCACGGTGGAGATAGTGGAATTCATGTGCTTGGCCAAAAGTCTGTCATCTATGTCGACAATACTAGTGCGCTTGAGAGGGTTTATCATCAAAACATGAAATGGGGTTCTGTTCTGGATGATGTCGGCGGCATGTTTGGGATATGGGCATCAAATCTTAAAAAACAGGCTGGTGATTTGAGCTGGAGAGTGCTTGTTGATGTGGGATTCAGGTATTTGATCCGGATTCACTTGTGTGAGGCAGGACTCAAAATGGATTTCACGCTTCTCATTGAAAACATGATTGCATTGACTAGTGCTGATATGCTCCAGCAAGGGGGAAATAAAAGCATGCTTTGGTATAACTATATGGTGATGGTGGAGGGCCACAAACGAGAGGGTAAACGTACCATCTCTATTTCTCTCAACTCTCAACACGGGCGGCCGCTTGAAGGATTTGAAGTGTTCAAGCTAAGCAACCATGACCGGAGTCTTGCCAGTCCCAATCCTCTGCCTCCCAATCCTACAAGAGATACACAATCACAGACTCTACTACATTCTCTTCTTGGCCGCGTAAATGCTATTGCAACTGTTGTCTTTACTGTGATTTGTCTGCTAAATATCGTTTTCCATTTGCTGCTCAAAATGCGGGGAGCTGATATGACTGAGATTGATGAGGAAAACCAGCCATCTGCCAGGGCAAAGCAACTCTGCCGTACCTTTTCACTAGCTGAGATCCAATCAGCCACGGACAACTTTTACAGTGGATTTATCGTTGGAAAGGGTGGATTTGGTAAAGTCTACAAAGGGTTCATGGATAATGGGAGAGAGATTGTAGCCATAAAGCGAGCAAAACCAGACTCCAAGCAAGGGGAGCTTCAGTTTTGGATGGAGGTTGAAACGCTTTCTGAGCTTCGACATGTGAATCTAGTTTCTCTCATCGGATACTGCACTGAGCAAAAGGAAATGATTCTTGTTTATGAGTATATGCCCAATGGGACATTGGCTGACCATCTCTACAAACTAGCCAGGAAAAACAAAGATTTTTATCTTCTCTCTTGGAAGCAACGACTTAAGATCTGCATAGGAGCCATTCGGGCCCTAGATTACCTTCACACTGGCCATGGGATCATGCATCGTGATGTGAAGGCTTCTAATATCCTGCTTGATGAGAATTTTGTGGCTAAAGTTTCAGATTTTGGCTTAGCTAAAACTGGAAGTTTCAGTGAGTCACAGAGCCAAGATAGCACAAATCTTAAAGGCACATTTGGATATATTGACCCGAACTTTTTTACAACTCGTAAACTAACAAAAGAAAGTGACATCTATTCTTTTGGTGTGGTGTTGTTGGAAGTATTGTGTGGAAGACCTGCAGTGGAGCCTTTGAATGAAGAAGATAAACGTAGTCTGACTACATGGGCTATAGATAACATTAGTAAGGGACGAGTTGATGATATTGTAACTCCAAGTCTTAGAGGGGAAATATCACCAGATAGTCTGAAGACATTTGTGAAGGTTGCAGAAAGATGCTTGCACGATGAACCAAAGAAACGGCCAACAGCAGCGCTCCTAGTAATAAAACTTAATCTTGCACTTCAGCTGCAGGAGAAGGCAGAATCTTTAGCACCGGAAGAGAGGACTAGTTTTGAGGACATCATCTCATCTGCTGACGAATCTCAGCAGGAGAACATAAATGGAGCAGATACCTTGCACGAGAAGGAGAATGATGAGATAAGAAATGTTAGTGCTGCCATGCCATGTGCTGATAATGATAGAACTATCTTATCAGTTAGCCCAAGACCAATGGCGTCTTCCTTTAGTGTGCAAACTTATCCATCTCTCCAAAGAGAACAGAGTAACAGCACAATGATCAATTCGGGAAGAAAAGATGGGAAAAAATCCATGATTTATAGGATATCACGAAAACTTTGGCCACGAGATGCCTTTCGGAAAACCAGGAAACCCTCAAACAAAGGGGATATGGTTGGAATTTCACTATCAG CACCATTATCACGTAGGACCATCAATACTACATTGGGAGGCAACCCTATTACTAACAAGAAGATAGGTGGAATGAGTTCAACTCCAACTTTAAGGATTTTCTCTTTTGAGGAACTGAAGGCTGCCACAAGAAATTTCCGCAGTGATTCAGTTCTTGGAGAAGGAGGTTTTGGGAAAGTTTATAAAGGCTGGATACATGAGATGTCCAGTACCAAAGAGGGAAAAGGATCCATTGTGGTTGCTATTAAGAAGTTGAATCATGAAAGCATGCAGGGGTTTCAAGAGTGGCAG TCTGAGGTGCAATTCCTTGGAAGAATCTACCATCCTAATCTGGTGAAGTTATTGGGATACGGATGGGATCATAACGAGCTGTTTCTTGTCTATGAATTAATGCAAAAAGGAAGCTTAGAGAACCATCTTTTTCAAA GTTCTCGTCAGCCACTGCCATGGGATACTAGGCTTAATATATTGATTGGAGCAGCTCGTGGTCTGGCATTCTTGCATTCTTCAGACATAAAAGTTATCTTCAGGGACTTCAAATCCTCAAACATATTGCTTGACGAA TTGTACCACGCCAAGATATCTGATTTTGGTCTTGCAAAAACGGGTCCTTTCGCTGATAGAACCCATGTGTCAACACGTGTTATGGGAACATATGGTTATGCCGCACCTGAGTATGTGATGACAG GTCACTTAACGGAGAAGAGTGATGTGTATGGATTTGGCGTGGTGTTACTAGAAATGCTGACAGGTTTGCGAGTAATTGACAAGAAACGTCCGGCTGAACAACAATACTTAGTTGTTTGGATGAAACCACGTTTATCTGACCGGAGGAAGTTGAAGAATATAATTGATCCGCGTCTAGAGGGAAACTATGGTTCGAAGTCTGCAGCAAAAGTAGCTGAGCTCGCCCTCAACTGTCTTGAAAAGAATCCAAAAAGCAGACCCACAATGCAGCAAGTGGTAGAGACACTGGAAACAGCCGCTGAGGCACCAAGACAGCCTAGAGTTCACTTTAGTCCTCAGCCTAGATATTTGTCCAAATGA
- the LOC130989183 gene encoding receptor-like protein kinase FERONIA isoform X2 translates to MILILCFLFTFTAAAHHPDHISINCGGAAALSGRARKWGGDSDAAPKGSSKASTVTGELIAAVDPVPYSTARISRSQFSYSFHLTPGQKFIRLHFNPVPYYGFESFHDFFTVEAGPFTLLANFSASITARALSLNILVKEFCLIIQQNQPLNIVFSPETSQSKYNYAFINGIEIISVPPTISYCHGGDSGIHVLGQKSVIYVDNTSALERVYHQNMKWGSVLDDVGGMFGIWASNLKKQAGDLSWRVLVDVGFRYLIRIHLCEAGLKMDFTLLIENMIALTSADMLQQGGNKSMLWYNYMVMVEGHKREGKRTISISLNSQHGRPLEGFEVFKLSNHDRSLASPNPLPPNPTRDTQSQTLLHSLLGRVNAIATVVFTVICLLNIVFHLLLKMRGADMTEIDEENQPSARAKQLCRTFSLAEIQSATDNFYSGFIVGKGGFGKVYKGFMDNGREIVAIKRAKPDSKQGELQFWMEVETLSELRHVNLVSLIGYCTEQKEMILVYEYMPNGTLADHLYKLARKNKDFYLLSWKQRLKICIGAIRALDYLHTGHGIMHRDVKASNILLDENFVAKVSDFGLAKTGSFSESQSQDSTNLKGTFGYIDPNFFTTRKLTKESDIYSFGVVLLEVLCGRPAVEPLNEEDKRSLTTWAIDNISKGRVDDIVTPSLRGEISPDSLKTFVKVAERCLHDEPKKRPTAALLVIKLNLALQLQEKAESLAPEERTSFEDIISSADESQQENINGADTLHEKENDEIRNVSAAMPCADNDRTILSVSPRPMASSFSVQTYPSLQREQSNSTMINSGRKDGKKSMIYRISRKLWPRDAFRKTRKPSNKGDMVGISLSAPLSRRTINTTLGGNPITNKKIGGMSSTPTLRIFSFEELKAATRNFRSDSVLGEGGFGKVYKGWIHEMSSTKEGKGSIVVAIKKLNHESMQGFQEWQSEVQFLGRIYHPNLVKLLGYGWDHNELFLVYELMQKGSLENHLFQSSRQPLPWDTRLNILIGAARGLAFLHSSDIKVIFRDFKSSNILLDELYHAKISDFGLAKTGPFADRTHVSTRVMGTYGYAAPEYVMTGHLTEKSDVYGFGVVLLEMLTGLRVIDKKRPAEQQYLVVWMKPRLSDRRKLKNIIDPRLEGNYGSKSAAKVAELALNCLEKNPKSRPTMQQVVETLETAAEAPRQPRVHFSPQPRYLSK, encoded by the exons ATGA TTCTAATTCTCTGCTTCCTCTTCACTTTTACAGCCGCTGCGCATCATCCCGATCACATTTCTATCAACTGCGGCGGAGCTGCAGCTCTCAGTGGCAGAGCCAGGAAATGGGGTGGAGACTCAGATGCTGCACCGAAAGGCTCATCAAAGGCATCCACTGTCACGGGAGAGCTGATCGCAGCCGTCGATCCAGTTCCCTACAGCACTGCACGCATCTCTCGCTCCCAATTTTCCTACTCCTTTCACCTCACTCCAGGTCAGAAATTTATCCGCCTTCACTTCAATCCCGTGCCCTACTACGGTTTTGAAAGCTTCCACGATTTCTTCACCGTCGAAGCTGGTCCTTTCACGCTACTTGCTAATTTCAGTGCTTCCATAACTGCTCGTGCTCTTTCTCTCAATATTCTTGTTAAAGAATTCTGCTTAATCATACAACAAAATCAACCCCTCAACATAGTCTTCTCTCCCGAAACTAGCCAATCCAAGTATAACTACGCTTTCATTAATGGGATTGAGATTATATCAGTACCTCCCACTATTTCTTACTGTCACGGTGGAGATAGTGGAATTCATGTGCTTGGCCAAAAGTCTGTCATCTATGTCGACAATACTAGTGCGCTTGAGAGGGTTTATCATCAAAACATGAAATGGGGTTCTGTTCTGGATGATGTCGGCGGCATGTTTGGGATATGGGCATCAAATCTTAAAAAACAGGCTGGTGATTTGAGCTGGAGAGTGCTTGTTGATGTGGGATTCAGGTATTTGATCCGGATTCACTTGTGTGAGGCAGGACTCAAAATGGATTTCACGCTTCTCATTGAAAACATGATTGCATTGACTAGTGCTGATATGCTCCAGCAAGGGGGAAATAAAAGCATGCTTTGGTATAACTATATGGTGATGGTGGAGGGCCACAAACGAGAGGGTAAACGTACCATCTCTATTTCTCTCAACTCTCAACACGGGCGGCCGCTTGAAGGATTTGAAGTGTTCAAGCTAAGCAACCATGACCGGAGTCTTGCCAGTCCCAATCCTCTGCCTCCCAATCCTACAAGAGATACACAATCACAGACTCTACTACATTCTCTTCTTGGCCGCGTAAATGCTATTGCAACTGTTGTCTTTACTGTGATTTGTCTGCTAAATATCGTTTTCCATTTGCTGCTCAAAATGCGGGGAGCTGATATGACTGAGATTGATGAGGAAAACCAGCCATCTGCCAGGGCAAAGCAACTCTGCCGTACCTTTTCACTAGCTGAGATCCAATCAGCCACGGACAACTTTTACAGTGGATTTATCGTTGGAAAGGGTGGATTTGGTAAAGTCTACAAAGGGTTCATGGATAATGGGAGAGAGATTGTAGCCATAAAGCGAGCAAAACCAGACTCCAAGCAAGGGGAGCTTCAGTTTTGGATGGAGGTTGAAACGCTTTCTGAGCTTCGACATGTGAATCTAGTTTCTCTCATCGGATACTGCACTGAGCAAAAGGAAATGATTCTTGTTTATGAGTATATGCCCAATGGGACATTGGCTGACCATCTCTACAAACTAGCCAGGAAAAACAAAGATTTTTATCTTCTCTCTTGGAAGCAACGACTTAAGATCTGCATAGGAGCCATTCGGGCCCTAGATTACCTTCACACTGGCCATGGGATCATGCATCGTGATGTGAAGGCTTCTAATATCCTGCTTGATGAGAATTTTGTGGCTAAAGTTTCAGATTTTGGCTTAGCTAAAACTGGAAGTTTCAGTGAGTCACAGAGCCAAGATAGCACAAATCTTAAAGGCACATTTGGATATATTGACCCGAACTTTTTTACAACTCGTAAACTAACAAAAGAAAGTGACATCTATTCTTTTGGTGTGGTGTTGTTGGAAGTATTGTGTGGAAGACCTGCAGTGGAGCCTTTGAATGAAGAAGATAAACGTAGTCTGACTACATGGGCTATAGATAACATTAGTAAGGGACGAGTTGATGATATTGTAACTCCAAGTCTTAGAGGGGAAATATCACCAGATAGTCTGAAGACATTTGTGAAGGTTGCAGAAAGATGCTTGCACGATGAACCAAAGAAACGGCCAACAGCAGCGCTCCTAGTAATAAAACTTAATCTTGCACTTCAGCTGCAGGAGAAGGCAGAATCTTTAGCACCGGAAGAGAGGACTAGTTTTGAGGACATCATCTCATCTGCTGACGAATCTCAGCAGGAGAACATAAATGGAGCAGATACCTTGCACGAGAAGGAGAATGATGAGATAAGAAATGTTAGTGCTGCCATGCCATGTGCTGATAATGATAGAACTATCTTATCAGTTAGCCCAAGACCAATGGCGTCTTCCTTTAGTGTGCAAACTTATCCATCTCTCCAAAGAGAACAGAGTAACAGCACAATGATCAATTCGGGAAGAAAAGATGGGAAAAAATCCATGATTTATAGGATATCACGAAAACTTTGGCCACGAGATGCCTTTCGGAAAACCAGGAAACCCTCAAACAAAGGGGATATGGTTGGAATTTCACTATCAG CACCATTATCACGTAGGACCATCAATACTACATTGGGAGGCAACCCTATTACTAACAAGAAGATAGGTGGAATGAGTTCAACTCCAACTTTAAGGATTTTCTCTTTTGAGGAACTGAAGGCTGCCACAAGAAATTTCCGCAGTGATTCAGTTCTTGGAGAAGGAGGTTTTGGGAAAGTTTATAAAGGCTGGATACATGAGATGTCCAGTACCAAAGAGGGAAAAGGATCCATTGTGGTTGCTATTAAGAAGTTGAATCATGAAAGCATGCAGGGGTTTCAAGAGTGGCAG TCTGAGGTGCAATTCCTTGGAAGAATCTACCATCCTAATCTGGTGAAGTTATTGGGATACGGATGGGATCATAACGAGCTGTTTCTTGTCTATGAATTAATGCAAAAAGGAAGCTTAGAGAACCATCTTTTTCAAA GTTCTCGTCAGCCACTGCCATGGGATACTAGGCTTAATATATTGATTGGAGCAGCTCGTGGTCTGGCATTCTTGCATTCTTCAGACATAAAAGTTATCTTCAGGGACTTCAAATCCTCAAACATATTGCTTGACGAA TTGTACCACGCCAAGATATCTGATTTTGGTCTTGCAAAAACGGGTCCTTTCGCTGATAGAACCCATGTGTCAACACGTGTTATGGGAACATATGGTTATGCCGCACCTGAGTATGTGATGACAG GTCACTTAACGGAGAAGAGTGATGTGTATGGATTTGGCGTGGTGTTACTAGAAATGCTGACAGGTTTGCGAGTAATTGACAAGAAACGTCCGGCTGAACAACAATACTTAGTTGTTTGGATGAAACCACGTTTATCTGACCGGAGGAAGTTGAAGAATATAATTGATCCGCGTCTAGAGGGAAACTATGGTTCGAAGTCTGCAGCAAAAGTAGCTGAGCTCGCCCTCAACTGTCTTGAAAAGAATCCAAAAAGCAGACCCACAATGCAGCAAGTGGTAGAGACACTGGAAACAGCCGCTGAGGCACCAAGACAGCCTAGAGTTCACTTTAGTCCTCAGCCTAGATATTTGTCCAAATGA
- the LOC130989182 gene encoding probable galacturonosyltransferase 3 has protein sequence MNCKIKKEGRRFQSADRISSGYCSRKMRGGLTSQSLSAIFLFLGINIFLSVRAEDTRASTLRREHKLYAPLYDCPNCIERKDQGNTSSTDHPWKEFDIIITYSDPSGAVQVRSVRSRDLSSSWVWRNPRKKKHDRVVQDPFQAKLIYRNNGDNWSDNRQFEGETLQTQTYPVHPVKLKRQMLRRERRERRTADLIKQDKEIENQMQEVAIKRARELDTNIKGKYSIWRKEYENPNSDSTVKLIRDQIIMAKAYATIAKAKNETVLYDSLIKQSRESQLAIGEATNDAELLPSALDQAKAMGHILATAKDQLYDCVQIARKLRVMLQSSETNVNTFKKKSTFLIQLAAKTVPRPLHCIPLVLTTDYHLSNYARRVFPNKEKLEDPSLYHYAIFSDNVLATSVVVNSTALHAKEPERHVFHIVTDKLNFAAMKMWFLVNAPGGATIEVKNVDDFTWLNSSYCPVLRQLESARMIEYYFKAHQSSSLTSGADNLKYRNPKYLSMLNHLRFYLPEVYPKLGKILFLDDDIVVQKDLTPLWSVNLHGMVNGAVETCKESFHRFDKYLNFSNPKISENFDPNACGWAFGMNMFDLIEWRKRDITGIYHHWQEMNEDRTLWKLGTLPPGLITFYNLTYPLDRSWHVLGLGYDPALNQTEIENAGVVHYNGNYKPWLDLAIAKYRSYWSKYVMYDNFYLQVCNLNE, from the exons ATGAATTGTAAAATTaagaaagaaggaagaagattTCAATCAGCTGATCGAATTTCAAGTGGTTACTGCTCTCGTAAGATGAGAGGCGGTTTAACATCACAATCCCTTTCCGCGATCTTCCTTTTCCTC GGTATCAACATTTTCTTgtcagtcagagcagaggataCACGTGCATCTACGCT ACGAAGAGAACATAAGCTGTATGCCCCATTATATGACTGTCCAAACTGTATTGAAAGAAAG GATCAAGGAAATACTAGTTCTACTGATCATCCTTGGAAG GAATTTGACATAATCATAACATACAGCGACCCTTCTGGTGCTGTTCAAGTTAGGAGTGTCAGATCTAGAGACCTATCCTCTTCATGGGTATGGAGAAACCCTAGAAAGAAGAAACATGATAGA GTAGTACAGGATCCATTTCAAGCTAAACTGATCTATAGAAACAATGGGGACAATTGGAGTGACAATCGCCAATTTGAAGGTGAAACCCTTCAAACACAAACATATCCGGTGCATCCTGTGAAACTTAAGAGACAG ATGCTACGAAGGGAAAGGAGGGAGAGGAGAACTGCAGATCTGATCAAACAAGACAAAGAAATAGAAAACCAAATGCAAGAAGTAGCCATTAAACGAGCTAGGGAGCTTGACACCAATATCAAGGGGAAATACAGCATATGGAGGAAAGAGTATGAAAATCCCAACTCCGACTCCACAGTAAAACTTATACGAGACCAGATCATAATGGCCAAGGCTTATGCAACAATTGCCAAGGCTAAGAATGAGACTGTGCTTTATGATTCTCTGATTAAACAGTCCAGAGAAAGTCAACTAGCAATAGGAGAAGCAACAAATGATGCTGAACTTCTTCCAAG TGCGCTAGATCAAGCGAAAGCCATGGGACACATTCTAGCTACAGCAAAGGACCAGTTATATGATTGTGTTCAGATAGCAAGAAAGTTGAGAGTAATGCTTCAATCTAGTGAAACTAATGTAAACACGTTCAAGAAGAAGAGCACATTTCTGATACAGCTTGCTGCGAAAACTGTTCCCAGACCATTGCATTGCATTCCCTTAGTTCTCACCACAGATTATCACCTAAGTAATTATGCTAGAAGAGTTTTTCCTAACAAAGAAAAACTCGAAGATCCGTCTTTGTACCATTATGCCATCTTTTCCGATAATGTACTTGCAACATCTGTGGTCGTGAACTCAACAGCACTACATGCAAAAGAACCTGAAAGGCATGTGTTTCATATAGTCACAGATAAGCTGAATTTTGCAGCTATGAAAATGTGGTTTCTAGTTAATGCTCCTGGAGGTGCAACAATTGAAGTTAAGAATGTGGATGACTTCACTTGGCTGAATTCTTCATACTGTCCTGTCCTCCGTCAGCTTGAATCTGCACGAATGATAGAATACTATTTCAAGGCACATCAATCATCATCTCTCACTTCTGGTGCTGACAATCTTAAATACAGGAACCCAAAGTACTTGTCAATGCTTAATCATCTTAGATTTTACCTTCCTGAAGTTTACCCGAAGCTGGGTAAGATATTATTCCTGGATGATGACATTGTTGTTCAGAAGGACCTGACACCTTTATGGTCTGTTAATCTACATGGGATGGTAAATGGTGCTGTGGAAACCTGCAAAGAGAGCTTCCATAGGTTTGACAAGTACCTGAACTTTTCAAATCCAAAGATATCTGAGAATTTTGATCCAAACGCTTGTGGTTGGGCATTTGGCATGAATATGTTTGATTTGATCGAATGGAGGAAACGCGACATTACTGGAATATATCATCACTGGCAAGAAATG AATGAGGACAGGACTCTTTGGAAACTTGGCACGCTGCCACCGGGGCTGATAACTTTCTACAATTTGACCTACCCTCTGGATCGGAGCTGGCATGTTCTGGGGTTGGGCTACGACCCTGCTCTTAACCAGACAGAGATAGAGAATGCTGGTGTTGTACATTATAATGGAAACTATAAACCATGGTTGGATCTTGCCATAGCCAAGTACAGATCTTACTGGTCCAAATATGTCATGTATGATAACTTCTATTTACAAGTGTGCAACCTGAATGAATAA